The nucleotide window TAACTTCGTCTCCGGCTTCCGCTGGGAAGATAGCGTCGGCCCCATCGCCGACCGTCCGGTGCGCCTGGACGTGGCCTGGCACAGTGTGGAGACCAACGAGGTGGGCCTGCACGAGTTCGCCGACTGGGCCGAGAAGGCCGGCGTTGAGGTCATGCAGGCCGTCAACCTGGGCACGAGGGGCATCGCGGATGCCGCGGCCCTGCTGGAATACAGCAACCATTCTGCCGGCACCGCGCTCAGCGACCAGCGCCGGGCCAACGGCCGGAACGAGCCGTTCGGCATCCGCGTCTGGTGCCTCGGCAACGAGATGGACGGCCCGTGGCAGATCGGCCACAAGACCGCCGAGGAATACGGCCGGCTCGCCGCCGAGACCGCCCGGGTGATGCGCTGGGTCGACCCCGCCGTTGAGCTCGTCGTCGCCGGCAGCTCCAACGACCAGATGCCCACCTTCGGGAACTGGGAACGCACGGTGCTCGAGCACACCATCGACCTCGTCGACCATATCTCCCTGCACGCCTACTACGAGGAGACCCCCGGCGACCTCGGCAGCTTCCTCGCCTCCGCCGTGGGCCTCGACCGCTACATCGGTGCCGTCGCCACCATCATCGACGAGGTGGCCGTCGCCGCCGGCGTCGACAGGTTCATCGGCATCAGCGTGGACGAGTGGAACGTCTGGTACCAGACCCGGTTCAACGAGGTCGACAAGGAACCCCTGTTCAGCGGCGAGTGGAACACCCACCCGCGCCTGATCGAAGACGAGTACAACGTGAGCGACGCCGTCGTCGTCGGCTCGCTGCTGATCTCCCTGCTGCGCAACAGCGACAGGGTCTCGATGGCCAACCTCGCCCAGCTGGTGAACGTGATCGCCCCGATCCGCTCCGAGCCGAACGGGCCGGCCTGGCGGCAGAGCACCTTCTTCCCGTTCGCGCTCACCGCCGCGGCCGCCCGCGGCGACGTGCTGGCCGCCACCATCCACTCCGACTCGTACGACACGGCCGCCTATGGCACCGTCGACCTGGTGGATGCGGCGGTGACCGCCACCGACGACGAGATCGTGCTGTTCCTCGTCAACCGGTCCAGCTCCTCCGCGCTCACCCTCGAGGTGGACCTGGCCGGGGCCCCCGCTCGCTCGGTGCTGTCGGCCGAGAGCCTGTTCGCGCCCGAGGGCGGTGACCGGTTCGCGACGAACGCGGTGGACCACCAGGACACGGTGCATCCGGTGCCGCTGACGGCGGTGACGCTCGCCGACGACGGCGAGCTGGCCACCCTCGTGCTGCCCGCACTGTCCTGGTCGATCGTGCGCCTGGCCGCCCGGAGCGCAGCATGAGCGCCCTGACCGCCACCCGCTGGGTGCGCTGGCCCGAGGCGCACACCCTCGCCGACGGCACCGAGAGCCTGCCCGCCGGCGCCGCCCGCATCGGCTACGGCGCCGACTACAACCCCGAGCAGTGGCCCGAAGAGGTCTGGGCCGACGACATGCGGCTCATGCGCGAAGCCGGCGTGAATATCGTCAGCGTCGGCATCTTCTCCTGGGCGCTGCTGCAGCCCACCATCGACAGCTGGGATTTCGGCTGGCTCGACCGCGCCATTGACCTGCTGCACGCCAACGGCATCGCCGTTGACCTCGCCACCGCCACCGCCAGCCCGCCGCCGTGGCTCACCGAACTGCACCCCGAGGTGCTCCCGGTCAACCGCCTGGGCGAGACCATCTGGCCCGGCGGACGCCAGCAGTGGCGTCCTACCTCACCCGTCTTCCGCCGCTACGCTCTCGCTCTGGTAGAGAAGATGGCCATGCGCTACGCCGACCACCCGGCCCTGTCGATGTGGCACATCAGCAACGAACTCGGCTGCCACAACGTCTACGACTACTCGGATGACGCCGCCGGCGCCTTCCGCGACTGGCTGCAGGCCCGCTACGGCTCGCTCGTGGAACTCAACCGGGCCTGGGGCACCGCGTTCTGGTCGCAGAACTACACCACCTGGCACCAGATCCTGCCGCCGCGCCTGGCCGCGACGCATCCGAACCCCACCCAACAGCTCGACTTCGCCCGCTTCTCCAGCGACGCCCTCAAGGACTACCTCATCGCCGAGCGCGAGATCCTGCGGCAGGTGACCCCGGAGGTGCCGATCACGACCAACTTCATGGTGATGGGCGAGACCCGCGGCATGGACTACGCCGACTGGGCCGCCGAGGTCGACGTGGTCTCCAACGACCACTACCTGCTCGTGGCTGACCCGCAGGCGTTCGAGGAGCTCTCCTTCTCGGCCAACCTCACCGGGCAGATCGCCGGCCGGGCGCCGTGGTTCCTGATGGAGCACTCCACCAGCGCCGTCAACTGGCAGCCGGTGAACCAGGCCAAGACGCCAGGGCAGCTGCGCCGCGATAGCCTCACCCACTTGGCGCACGGCGCCGACGCGATCTGCTTCTTCCAGTGGCGGCAGTCGCTGGCCGGCGCCGAGAAGTTCCACTCTGCGATGCTGCCGCACGCGGGGGAGGACAGCACGGTGTTCCGCAACGTCGCCGGCTTCGGCCGGGAGCTCGCCGCGCTGGCCGAGGTGGCCGGCAGCCGCACCCAGCAGGCCCGCATCGGCATCCTCTTCGACTGGGACTCCTGGTGGGCGTCCGAGCTCGACTCGCACCCCACCGAGCTGCTGCGCTACAAGGCCGAGGCCATGGCCTGGTACACCGCCGCGCTCGCGAACGGCCTGCAGGCCGACATCGTGCCGGCCCGCTCGGTGCTGGCCGGGCACGGCCTGGCCGGTTACGACCTCGTCATCGCCCCGATGCTCTACCTGGTGCCGCAGGCGCTGGCGGATGCGCTCACCGACTACGCCCGCACCGGCGGCCACCTGGTGGTCGGCGTGTTCTCCGGCATTGCCGACGCCGACGACCACATCCACCCCGGCGGCTACCCGGGCGCGTTCCGCGAGTTGCTCGGTGTGCGCGCGGAGGAGTTCGGCGGCCTGCTCGCCGGCCAGACCGTGCGGCTCACCGGCGAGCTGCCGGCCGGGTCCACCGGTTCGCTGCTCACCCACGACGTCACCGTGCAGCCCGACGTCGAGGTGCTCGCGCGCTTCGACGACGGCCCGTTCCCCGGCGTGCCGGCGATCACCAGCCGGATGCTACCGAGCCTCGCCGGCGCCGCCGGCCGGGCCAGCTTCGTCGCCACGGTGCTCGACCCCGCCGCCCTCGCGGCGCTCGTCGGCCGGTTCGCGGCGCAGGCCGGCATCCAGTCATTGCTGCCGGAGGAGGTGCACGGCACCGTGCAGCTCGCCGTGCGGCAGGGCGACACCCAGGACTACCTCTTTTACATCAACCACTCGGCGCGGGCGGTGACCGTGGCGCTCCGCCCGGCCGACGGCCGGCTCAGTGCGCTCGACCTCGGCGGCAGCACTCTGGCCGCCGACACCCTGACCCTCCCGGCCACCGGCGTTGCCGTGCTCGGCCGCGCACGAACGGATCTTTGAGCATGGGCACCTTCGCGATCGGCGACACCGACTTCCTCCTCGACGGGCAGCCGTTCCAGGTGCTGGCCGGCGCCATCCACTACTTCCGGGTGCACCCGGACCACTGGGCCGACCGCATCCACAAGGCGAAGCTGATGGGCCTGAACACCATCGAGACCTATGTCGCCTGGAACGCGCACTCGCCCGCCCGCGGCGACTTCGACACCACCGGCCAGCTCGACCTGGCCCGGTTCCTCGACCTCATCGCCGCCGAGGGCCTGTACGCCATCGTGCGGCCCGGCCCGTTCATCTGCGCCGAGTGGGACAACGGGGGACTGCCCGGCTGGCTGTTCACCGACCCCGCCGTGGGCGTGCGCCGCAACGAACCGCTCTACATGGCGGCCGTGGCCGAGTACTTCGACCAGCTGCTGCCGATCGTGGCGTCCCGGCAGATCGACCGGGGCGGCCCCGTCATCCTCGTGCAGATCGAGAACGAGTACGGCGCCTACGGCAATGACAAGAGCTACCTGCGTGCCCTCGTGGAGCTCAACCGGGCCGGCGGCATCACGGTGCCGCTCACCACCATCGACCAACCCACCGACCAGATGCTCTCCGACGGCAGCCTGCCCGAGCTGCACAAGACCGGCTCGTTCGGCTCTCGCGCCACCGAGCGCCTGGCCACCCTGCGCCGTCACCAGCCGACCGGCCCGCTGATGTGCGCCGAGTTCTGGAACGGCTGGTTCGACCACTGGGGCGCGCACCACCACACCACCTCCGCGGACGAGAGCGCCCGCGAGCTGGACGACCTGCTCGCCACCGGCGCATCCGTGTCGCTGTACATGTTCACCGGCGGCACCAACTTCGGCTTCACCAACGGCGCCAACGACAAGGGCGTCTACCAGCCCACCGTCACCTCCTACGACTACGACGCGCCCCTCTCCGAGAGCGGCGAGATCACGGCCAAGTACCTCGCCTTCCGCCAGGTGCTGGCCCGGTACGCGCCGGTGCCCGCCGAACTGCCCGCGCCCGCCACGGATGCGCCGGCCTTCACGGTGGCACTCGACGAGTCAGTCTCGCTCTGGGACGCGCTGCCCGAGCTGACCGACACCGTCGCGCCGGCGGCGGCGCTCACCAGCAGCCCAGGAGTGCCCGCCGCATCCGGCCTGCCCAGCATCGCCGCCGCATCCGGCCTGCCCAGCATGGATGCCCTCGGCCAGTACACGGGGTTCGCCCTGTATCGCAACCGGCTCACGCCGGGTGCCCGGGTGTTGTCGTTCGGCGAGGTGCGCGACCGCGCCCAGGTCTTCGTCGACGGCACCGCGGTGGGTGTGCTGCACCGCGACCACCACGACCGCTCGATCAGCCTGCCGCCGGGGGAGCGCCTCGACGTGCTCGTCGAAGACCAGGGCCGGGTCAACTACGGCCCGCGCATCGGCGAAGACAAGGGCCTGATCGGCCCGGCCACCCTCGACGGGGTGCAGCTCGGCGGCTGGCAGGTGCTGCCGCTGGATGTCGACGCTTTCGTCGCATCCGACAGCGCACTCTTCGCCGCGCAGCCGACCCACCGGGGCGCGGGGTCGCACGCCGTGGACCTGGACCTCGACGTGGATCTCGACCTCGCCGTGAACCTCACCCCCACCCCCACGCTCACCGCGCGGGCCACGGGTCCGAGCTCCACGGATGCCGCGGCCACCCTCACCCTGGTCCCGCCCGTCGACTCCGGGTCGCTCAGCGGTCCGGCGTTCGCGCGCGGCCGGTTCGACGCCCAGCCCGGCGTCGACCTGTTCCTCAGCACCGCCGGCTGGGGCAAGGGCCAGGCCTGGATCAACGGCTTCAACCTCGGCCGGTTCTGGGACCGCGGCCCGCAGACCACCCTCTACGTGCCCGGCCCGGCCTTGCGTGCGGAGAACGAGCTGGTCATCCTGTGCCTGCACGGCACCGAGAGCACCCTCGCCCGCTTCGTCTCCCGCCCCGACCTCGGCCACACCGACTTCTAACCCCTTCCCGCCCCACTGTTCCCCATGCGGACAATTGCGTCCGGTGCGCCGGGCGCAAAAGTCCGATTCGGGCACAGTTGCAACGCCTGGTGCGCCTGGTGCGCCCGTTCCGCTGGTTGAGCTTGTCGAAGCCAGGTGACCCGGTCTCGCTGGTTGAGCTTGTCGAAACCAGGTGACCCAGTCTCGCTGGTTGAGCTTGTCGAAACCAGGTGACCCAGTCTGCGGTCCGCGCCTCGTGTGTATCCGCGGTGCCCGCATCCGCGCGCCCTGATGCTCGCGACGCATCCCACGCCCCCTCACCCTGCCGAGTTGCCCCACTGCGGACGAGTTGCCCCGGCGCACCGGAGCAACTCGTCCGTAGTGGGGCAACTCGCGCGCCGGATGCCCTCAGCCGCGACCGCCCACAGGCGGGCGCCGGTCGGCCCAGGGCTGCACGCGCTCCAGCTGGGCGCACACCGCGATCACCAGCTCCTCCGAGTTCGCCGGCCCCACCACCTGGCCGCTGAGCGGCAGCCCGTCCACGCTGAACCCGGTCGGGATCGCCGCTGCCGGGTTGCCCAGCACGTTCCAGATCGACGTGAACGATGCCGTGGGCGTCGCCGCGGCCATCGCTGCCCAGAAACCGCGCCCGTCGAGCTGGCCCACAGGCACGGCGGGAGTGGGGGTGGTGGGCATCAGCAGCAGGTCGATGCCGTCGAACAGGCTGGCCAGAAACCGCTCGCCGTCGGCGATGCCGCGCCGCTCGGCGGCCGCACTGAACGCCAGCAACGGCCGGGCGATCCGCACCATCGTGCGGGTGCGCTTCTCCAGCAGCCGCGGATGCTCCACCCGCGCAGCCTCATCGCTCACCCCGCCGAGAACCTGCAGCATGAACGGCAGGGCCAGCTTCGGGTACGCGGGGGTAACTTCCACGACCTCGTGGCCGAGGTCACGCAGCGCCCGAGCCGTCCGGTGCAGGGCCTCCGTGGTCTCGGCATCCGCGGCCGGGCCGCCGCCGGGGTTCTTCACCGCGAGCCCGATGCGCAGCCGGGCCGGCGCGGTCGTGGCGGCGGCCGCCAACGATCCGGTCCACGGCTGCGCGGAGAACCGGTCGGCCGCGGTGCTGCCCGCGACGGCGTCGTAGATCAGGGCGCTGTCGGCCACGCTGCGGGTCAGCGGGCCGAGCACCCCGAGGGAGCGCCAGAGGTCGGCGTTGGGCGCGGCGCTGATCCGGCCCCGCTGCGGCTTGAGGCCGAACAGCCCGCAGTAGCTCGACGGCAGCCGGATCGACCCGCCGCCGTCGCCGCCGATACCGGCCGGCACCATGCCGCTGGCCACCGCGGCCGCGGTGCCGCCGCTCGAGCCGGCGGGGGAGCGCAGCGGATTCCACGGATTCCGGGTGTACCCGTTGGCGCTGGTCTCGGTCCACGGCCAGATCCCGAATTCGGGCATCCGGGTCTTGCCCACGATCACGGCGCCGGCCGCGCGCAGCCGGCGCACCAGCTCGCTGTCCGCCGCGGCGGACGACGTCACGGATGCGCCGCCGTACGCGGTCGGCAGTCCCGCCACGTCGTTCTCGTCCTTGATGGCGATCGGCACCCCGTGCAACGGCCCACGCAGCCGGCCCTCCGCCTGCTCCCGGTCCAGCTCGTCCGCCTCGGCGAGGGCCTCGGCGCCGCGCACCCACGCGAAGGCGTTGAGCACCGGGTCGAGCCGGCCGATGCGCTCCAGACTGTGCTGCACTACCTCCCGCGCCGTCACCTCCCCGGTCGCGATCAGATCCCGCAGTTCACCAACGCCCCGAAATTCCAGATCGACCACGACGTTCCCCCTTCAGGTGCGGATGCCCGCACGTGCGGATGCCCGCAAATCGCGGACACCACCGAACTCTGAGTTCATCCTGCCGTGCTGCCCCGCCGCTGCGGGCCTCCCACGGGTCCGGCATGTAAACGCTGGGCTCACCAGTGTTAAAGCCTTGTTTCGGGAGGGGGCCCGCACGCCGCCCCGGCGGTCGCGCCGGGCCCACTCCCGTGCCAACTGTTCCCCGTACGGACAATTGCGCCCGGTGTGCCGGGACCATTTGTCCGGAGCGGGCACAGTTGCGTGGGGTCCCGCACCGCGCGGCCGTCGGCGCCCGCACCCGGCGGCCGTCGGGCACTGCACCGTCCGGCTCCGGCATCGGGATGCCCGCGCTCGCCGCGCATCCGCCGCCCTGTGCACGACCCACCCGGGGTGTCGGTGGCAACAAGTACCATTGACCTCGTGGTTACCGCCCTGTATCGCCGTTACCGGCCAGAGACTTTTGCCGAAATGATCGGTCAGTCACAGGTGACCGATCCGCTCATGACCGCCCTGCGCACCAACAGGGTCAATCATGCCTACCTCTTCAGCGGACCCCGCGGCTGTGGTAAGACCACCTCCGCGCGCATCCTGGCCCGCTGCCTCAACTGTGCAGAGGGCCCCACCGACACCCCCTGCGGCGTCTGCCCCAGCTGCGTCGAGCTCTCCCGCGACGGCAGCGGCTCCCTCGACGTGGTCGAAATCGACGCGGCCAGCCACAACGGTGTCGACGACGCCCGCGACATCCGCGAACGCGCCATCTTCGCGCCGGCCCGCGACCGCTACAAGATCTTCATCCTCGACGAGGCGCACATGGTCACCCCGCAGGGCTTCAACGCGCTGCTCAAGATCGTGGAAGAGCCGCCGGAACACGTGAAGTTCATCTTCGCCACGACCGAGCCCGAGAAGGTCATCGGCACCATCCGCTCGCGCACCCACCACTACCCGTTCCGGCTGGTGCCGCCCGCACCCATGCTCGACTACGTGCAGCAGCTCTGCGACAGCGAGCACATGAGCGTTGCCCCCGGCGTGCTGCCGCTCGTGGTGCGCGCCGGCGGCGGCTCGCCCCGCGACACCCTCTCGCTGCTCGACCAGCTGATGGCCGGCTCCGAGACGGATGCCATCGAGTACGAACGCGCCGTGGCCCTGCTCGGCTACACCAACGCGGCCCTGCTCGACGACGCCATCGACGCCATCGCCGCCCGCGACTCGTCCTCGGCGTTCGACGCCGTCGACCGGGTGATCCAGACCGGCCAGGACCCGCGCCGCTTCGTCGAAGACCTGCTCGAGCGCATGCGCGACCTCATCATCGTGGCCGCCACCAGCGCCGCCGGTGCCGCCGCGGTGCTGCGCGGCGTGCCGCAGGACGAACTCGACCGGATGGCCGTGCAGGCCGCCAAGTTCGGCCCGGCCGAGCTGAGCCGCACCGCCGACATCCTCAACGCCGCCCTCACCGAGATGACCGGCGCCACCTCGCCGCGCCTGCACCTCGAACTCATGATCGCCCGCGCGCTCATCCCCGCCACCGACGACACCACCCGCGGCGCGCTCGCCCGCGTCGAACGCCTCGAACGCCGCATCGGCGTCGACGGCGGCCCCACGGATGCGCCGGCCCCGGCCGCGCCCGCCGCCTCGGCCCCGCGCACGCCCGCCGCCCCGCCCGCCGGAGCCCCGTCCGCGGCCCCAGCTTCGAGTGCCGCCGCGCCGGCCGCAACCTCCCCGGCCTCGTCGGCGCCCGCCCCGGCCGGCTCGGGCTGGGCCACTCGCGTACCCGGAGCCCCGGCCGCAGTCCCTATCGAAACTGCCGCCGCCGACCGAGAGGCCTCCGGCGCCGTTCCGGCCGGGGCCGCTGCGTCCGCTGGCGCATCCGCCGGCGCAGGTTCCACCCCAGCCGCGGGTTCCACCGCCGGTGCGGCTTCCGCCACCGGAACCCCTGCCGCGTCTGGCGCGTCAGCCACCGGGGCTGCCGGCGCCGGAGCATCCGCCGCCAGCGGCCCGGTCACGCCCGCCGCCAGCCCGGCCGAACCCGCCGCGCCGGCCGCAGCTCCCGCGCGCCCGGTGGGCCCGGTCACCCTGGCGCAGATCAAGGATGCCTGGCCGCAGATCCTCGACGCCGTCAAGGAGGTCAAGCTCAGCGCCTGGCTCGTCGTGTACACCGCGCGCGTGCTCGACCTGCGCGGCGAAGACGTGCTCGTGCTGTCCTTCCCCAGCGAGCAGGACATGCAGGGCTTCAAGGCGCAGCAGGCCCCTGGCCAGGGTGTCAGCGAGTTCCTCCGCGGCGCCATCGTCAAGGTGCTCGGTCTGCGCGTGAAGTTCATCGCCCGCGCCGACTCCGAGGCCTTCCCCTCGAACACCGGGCACGCCCCGGGCTCCGCTCCCGCCGCCGACCTGCCCTCCTCCGGACCAGTTGCCCCGGTGCAGCAGGGCAACTCGTCCGCTCCGGGGCAACTCGCGGATGCGCCGTCCCCGACTCCCTCCCGCGCGGCGCCGACGGATGCCTCCGCGTCAGCGGATGCGCCGTCACTGGGCAGCACCCCGCCGGCGTCAGGCGCCCCCACCGCCGTGCCGTCAGCCGGTTCGTCCGCCTTCGGCGAGTCGTCCAGCAGCGCCACCGCAAGCGCCGGCGCAGCCACCTCAAGCGCCGGCGCAGCCACCTCAAGCACCGCCACCGCCACGCTCGCACCGCCCGCCACCTCCACCGGCTGGGCAACGGTGGTGATTCCCGGATCCGCCGCCGCCCTGGCCGCAGCCGAGACGGCAGCGACCGAGCCGGCCAGCATCGCCTCCTCCGCCAACGCGTCGGTCGCGGGTTCCCCCAGCGCGGCAACGGCAAGCGCGCCTGCGGTCTCCGCACCCGTTACCGGCTCGCCGGTCGCAGACGTCGGCCAGGGCGGACGAGCCGCGGCGTCGCAGTCGGCCCCAGAGCCCGACTACGCCCCCGAGCCCGACTTCGAGCCGCCCTTCGACGAGGAGCCGCCGCCCTACGACGACCTCCCGCCCGACCCGCAGTCCTTCTCCGGTCCGCCGGAGACCGGTCGCGATGCCCGCTCGGCCCCGCAGCAGGCGCCGCGCCAACAGCAGGCCCCCGGCCAGTCGGCACCACCGGCATCCGCCCCGACCGCGCCGAACGCATCCGCCCAGCGCGGCGGCGCCCCGGCCCGCCGCTCGCCCGCGTTCGCGGAAAAGCAGCGTTACGGCGAGGCCGTGGTGCGCGAGATCCTCGGCGCCACCTTCATCGAAGAGCAGCCGCACGACCCGATCTCGCGACAGAGGAACGACAACTAAATGTACGAAGGAATCGTTCAGGAACTCATCGACGAGCTCGGCCGCCTGCCCGGCATCGGCCCGAAGTCGGCGCAGCGCATCGCGTTCCACATCCTGCAGACCAAGAACTTCGACGTGACCCACCTGGCGAACGTGCTGCTCGAGGTGCGCGACAAGGTGAAGTTCTGCGAGATCTGCGGCAACGTCTCCGAGCAGGACACCTGCATGATCTGCCGCGACCCGCGCCGCAACCCCACCTCGATCTGCGTGGTCGAAGAGGCCAAGGACGTCGTCGCGATCGAGCGCACCCGCGAGTTCAAGGGCCTGTACCACGTGCTCGGCGGGGCGATCAGCCCCATCGACGGTATCGGACCCGACGATCTGCGCATCCGCCAGCTGATGACGCGCCTCGCCGACAACACCGTGCAGGAGGTGATCATCGCCACCGACCCCAACCTCGAGGGCGAGGCCACCGCCACCTACCTCTCCCGGCTGCTCACCACCCTCGAGATCAAGGTCACCCGCCTGGCCTCCGGCCTGCCCGTCGGCGGCGACCTCGAGTACGCCGACGAGGTCACCCTCGGCCGCGCCTTCGAGGGCCGCCGCACCGTCACCTCCTAGCCGCGCCCGCCCCGGCCCGGGCGCCCTGCGCCCGTCCCCGTCGCGCCCGCCGCGGCCCGGGTGCCGCGACAACTGTTCCCCATGCGGACATCTGCGCCCGGTGTGCCGGCACCATTTGTCCGCTTCGGCAACACTTGTGCCCGGATGCCCGGATGCCCGGATGCCCGGATGCCCGGATGCCCGGATGCCCGGATGCCCGGATGCCCGGACGGGCACCTCGTGCGCCGCACGTCTGCCCGCATATAGCGCTCCACCGTGACACGAACCGGGCTTCTCCCCTCTATGACTGGCCTATTTTGGCTAGTGCGGAGGCGCTCGCGACTAGCAAGAATGGGCCAGTCATCGAACCCGCGGAGATGACTGGCCCGGAATTGCTAGTGCGGAGGCGCTCACGACTAGCAAGAATGGGCCAGTCAGCGTCGGCGCGCGCACACTCCGTCACATGAACGACCGAGAATACGAACGCATTTAGGATGGGAACGCGGGATGTCTCCGCGTACCCGGAAGCCAGGAGTGCCCACGTGAGCCTGATCGTGCAGAAGTTCGGCGGATCATCCGTTGCCGACGCCGAGAGCATCAAACGCGTCGCCAAGCGGATCGTCGACACCAAGAAGGCCGGCAACGACATCGTCGTGGCCGTCTCCGCGATGGGCGACTCCACCGACGAGCTCCTCGACCTCGCCCACGAGGTCACGCCCATCCCCGCGCCCCGCGAGCTCGACATGCTCCTCACCGCGGGCGAGCGCATCTCCATGGCCCTGCTCGCCATGGCCATCAAGAGCATGGGCTACGACGCCCGCTCGTTCACCGGCAGCCAGGCCGGCATGATCACGGATGCCCAGCACGGCGCCGCGCGCATCGTCGACGTCACCCCCGGCCGGCTCCGCGACGCGCTCGACGAGGGCGCCATCGTCATCGTCGCCGGCTTCCAGGGCTTCAACCGCGACACCAAAGACATCACCACCCTCGGCCGCGGCGGCTCCGACACCACGGCCGTGGCCCTGGCCGCCGCCCTCGGCGCCGACATCTGCGAGATCTACACGGATGTCGACGGCATCTTCACCGCCGACCCCCGCGTCGTGCCCAAGGCACACAAGCTCGAACGCGTCTCCAGCGAGGAGATGCTCGAACTCGCCGCCGCCGGTGCCAAGGTGCTCTATATCCGTGCCGTGGAATACGCCCGCAGGCACGGTGTCACCCTGCACGTGCGATCCTCGTTCAACAACAACACCGGCACCATCGTCTACAACGCGGGCGCCCCCAGCCCGCTTGCCGCCGCAGTATCGAATGGAGAGACAGTGGAAGAGCCCATCATCGCGGGGGTCGCCGCCGACCTCAGCGAGGCCAAGGTCACGGTCGTCGGAGTCCCCGACATCCCCGGCAAGGCCGCGCAGATCTTCAAGATCGTCGCCAAGACCAACGCCAACGTCGACATGATCGTGCAGAACGTGTCGGCTGCCGCCACCGGACTGACCGACATCTCGTTCACGCTGCCCAAGTCCGAGGGCCAGCGGGTGCTCACCGCGCTCACGAACGAGCAGGAGAACGTCGGCTTCGCCGGCCTCCAGTACGACGACCAGATCGGCAAGCTCGCCCTGGTCGGCGCCGGGATGCGCACCAACACCGGCGTCTCCGCCAAGCTGTTCGAGGCGCTGTTCGAGGC belongs to Cryobacterium sp. SO2 and includes:
- a CDS encoding alpha-N-arabinofuranosidase; the protein is MLHARLSITRDDVVAPVSPRLFGSFVEHMGRSVYTGIYEPGHPTADPAGFREDVLELVRELNPSLIRYPGGNFVSGFRWEDSVGPIADRPVRLDVAWHSVETNEVGLHEFADWAEKAGVEVMQAVNLGTRGIADAAALLEYSNHSAGTALSDQRRANGRNEPFGIRVWCLGNEMDGPWQIGHKTAEEYGRLAAETARVMRWVDPAVELVVAGSSNDQMPTFGNWERTVLEHTIDLVDHISLHAYYEETPGDLGSFLASAVGLDRYIGAVATIIDEVAVAAGVDRFIGISVDEWNVWYQTRFNEVDKEPLFSGEWNTHPRLIEDEYNVSDAVVVGSLLISLLRNSDRVSMANLAQLVNVIAPIRSEPNGPAWRQSTFFPFALTAAAARGDVLAATIHSDSYDTAAYGTVDLVDAAVTATDDEIVLFLVNRSSSSALTLEVDLAGAPARSVLSAESLFAPEGGDRFATNAVDHQDTVHPVPLTAVTLADDGELATLVLPALSWSIVRLAARSAA
- a CDS encoding beta-galactosidase; its protein translation is MSALTATRWVRWPEAHTLADGTESLPAGAARIGYGADYNPEQWPEEVWADDMRLMREAGVNIVSVGIFSWALLQPTIDSWDFGWLDRAIDLLHANGIAVDLATATASPPPWLTELHPEVLPVNRLGETIWPGGRQQWRPTSPVFRRYALALVEKMAMRYADHPALSMWHISNELGCHNVYDYSDDAAGAFRDWLQARYGSLVELNRAWGTAFWSQNYTTWHQILPPRLAATHPNPTQQLDFARFSSDALKDYLIAEREILRQVTPEVPITTNFMVMGETRGMDYADWAAEVDVVSNDHYLLVADPQAFEELSFSANLTGQIAGRAPWFLMEHSTSAVNWQPVNQAKTPGQLRRDSLTHLAHGADAICFFQWRQSLAGAEKFHSAMLPHAGEDSTVFRNVAGFGRELAALAEVAGSRTQQARIGILFDWDSWWASELDSHPTELLRYKAEAMAWYTAALANGLQADIVPARSVLAGHGLAGYDLVIAPMLYLVPQALADALTDYARTGGHLVVGVFSGIADADDHIHPGGYPGAFRELLGVRAEEFGGLLAGQTVRLTGELPAGSTGSLLTHDVTVQPDVEVLARFDDGPFPGVPAITSRMLPSLAGAAGRASFVATVLDPAALAALVGRFAAQAGIQSLLPEEVHGTVQLAVRQGDTQDYLFYINHSARAVTVALRPADGRLSALDLGGSTLAADTLTLPATGVAVLGRARTDL
- a CDS encoding amidase; its protein translation is MVDLEFRGVGELRDLIATGEVTAREVVQHSLERIGRLDPVLNAFAWVRGAEALAEADELDREQAEGRLRGPLHGVPIAIKDENDVAGLPTAYGGASVTSSAAADSELVRRLRAAGAVIVGKTRMPEFGIWPWTETSANGYTRNPWNPLRSPAGSSGGTAAAVASGMVPAGIGGDGGGSIRLPSSYCGLFGLKPQRGRISAAPNADLWRSLGVLGPLTRSVADSALIYDAVAGSTAADRFSAQPWTGSLAAAATTAPARLRIGLAVKNPGGGPAADAETTEALHRTARALRDLGHEVVEVTPAYPKLALPFMLQVLGGVSDEAARVEHPRLLEKRTRTMVRIARPLLAFSAAAERRGIADGERFLASLFDGIDLLLMPTTPTPAVPVGQLDGRGFWAAMAAATPTASFTSIWNVLGNPAAAIPTGFSVDGLPLSGQVVGPANSEELVIAVCAQLERVQPWADRRPPVGGRG
- a CDS encoding glycoside hydrolase family 35 protein, with the translated sequence MGTFAIGDTDFLLDGQPFQVLAGAIHYFRVHPDHWADRIHKAKLMGLNTIETYVAWNAHSPARGDFDTTGQLDLARFLDLIAAEGLYAIVRPGPFICAEWDNGGLPGWLFTDPAVGVRRNEPLYMAAVAEYFDQLLPIVASRQIDRGGPVILVQIENEYGAYGNDKSYLRALVELNRAGGITVPLTTIDQPTDQMLSDGSLPELHKTGSFGSRATERLATLRRHQPTGPLMCAEFWNGWFDHWGAHHHTTSADESARELDDLLATGASVSLYMFTGGTNFGFTNGANDKGVYQPTVTSYDYDAPLSESGEITAKYLAFRQVLARYAPVPAELPAPATDAPAFTVALDESVSLWDALPELTDTVAPAAALTSSPGVPAASGLPSIAAASGLPSMDALGQYTGFALYRNRLTPGARVLSFGEVRDRAQVFVDGTAVGVLHRDHHDRSISLPPGERLDVLVEDQGRVNYGPRIGEDKGLIGPATLDGVQLGGWQVLPLDVDAFVASDSALFAAQPTHRGAGSHAVDLDLDVDLDLAVNLTPTPTLTARATGPSSTDAAATLTLVPPVDSGSLSGPAFARGRFDAQPGVDLFLSTAGWGKGQAWINGFNLGRFWDRGPQTTLYVPGPALRAENELVILCLHGTESTLARFVSRPDLGHTDF